A segment of the Synechococcus sp. MEDNS5 genome:
AAGGGAAGCAATGCCAATCACCCGGTGTTGCGCATGCCTGCGGCGATGCCATTGATCGTGAGAAGGGCACCACGAAGCAGTTCGCTGCGGCTGTAGGTGCGACCGTCGCCGTCGCTGGGAGATTCGCTCATCGGTGGTTGGCGATTCTGGTCCCGTAAACGGCGCAGCAGGGCGACCTGAAGAAATCCCAACGGCACGATGGTGCGGTTGCGCAAATCAACAGAGAGCTGAAGGGCTGGATCTGCGTCCAGCAGTCGCTCTTGCCCTGTGATCTCCAGAACAAGGCGGCGGGTAAGGCTGTATTCCTCGGCGATGGTCTTGTAGATGCCGTCGAACGCTTCGCGGTGATCGGCACTCCCCAGGCTGGTCACGTAGTGACGGGCCAGATCCAGATCCACCTTGGAAAGGGTCATCTCCACCTTGGAGATGAGCATCCTGAAGAAGGGCCATCGTTGGTGGAGGGTCCGCAGCAATGACATCTGATCGGGGTCGTTCTCAAGCTCTTCGTGCAGGGCTGTGCCCACACCAAACCAGCTGGGAAGCAGAAAGCGGCTTTGGGTCCAGCCAAACACCCAGGGAATTGCCCGCAGGCTGGAGAGATCGCGCGTTCCGGTTTTGCGCCGGGCCGGCCGGCTGGAGATCTGAAGCTTGCTGATCTCCTCGATCGGCGTCACCTGCTCGAAGAAAGCGACCAGATCTGGGTTGTCGTGCACCAAAGCGCGGTAGTGGCGCCGGGAGCAGCGGGCCAGTCGAGCCATCAAATCGTTCCAGCTGGGGGTGGCATCCAGTTGGTTCGTGACCAGGCTGTTCTGCACGACCGCGGTGGTCATGGTTTCGAGGTTGTAGAGAGCCAGCTCAGGGAGGCTGTACTTCGAGGCGAGGACTTCCCCTTGCTCCGTGATCTTGATGCGTCCCTGGAGCGTGCCACTGGGCTGAGCGAGAATCGCCTGGTAAGCAGGTCCCCCTCCTCTGCCGACTGAACCGCCGCGTCCGTGGAACAGCCTCAGGGCTAGGCCGTTCCTTGCCGCCAGGTCCTGGAGGGCAATCTGTGCTTTATGGATCTCCCAATTGCTGGAGAGGAAGCCCGAATCCTTGTTGCTGTCGGAATACCCGAGCATCAGCTCTTGCAGGGGTTGGCCTTGGCTGCCAACTCTGGGAAGCAGGTTGCGATAAAGAGGGTTCTGGAACAGCTGTTCCATCACCTCTGGAGCTCTCTGCAGATCCTCCACGGTTTCGAAGAGAGGAACGACCAGAAGGTCGGCATGGCCTGCAGAAGGTTCCACAAGCCCCGCCTCCTTCGCCAGGAGAAGCACTTCGAGCAGGTCCGAAACGCTGTGACTCATTGAGATCACATAGGTTCGGCAAATGCGACTGCCAAATTCATCCTGGAGGCGATGCAGCGTCCGGAAGACATCAACAGTTTCTTCTGTAGTGGGTGACCAGCTCACGGAGGGTGGGATCAAGGGGCGGCGGGTTTGCAGCTCCTGAAGCAGCCAGTTCACGCGTTCCTGTTCATTCAGATCTCCATAGGCCTGGTCGGGGTTGAGATAGCGGCTCACTTCATCCAGAGCATCGCTGTGGCGAGTGCTCTCCTGACGGATGTCCAGGCCGGCAAGGCAAAAACCGAAAATATGCACCTGGGTGAGCAGGGTGTCGAGGGGCTCGCAGGTGAGGTCTGTACTGACCAAACTCGTGCGAATCAGTTCAAGGTCACTGCGGAACTCGGCCACGGAGCCGTAGTGAAGCGATTCACTTTGAGGTCCTTCGGGGTTGGAGCTCACCAGTCCATCCGCTGGAGCCCGCCAGCCGGCGTCCGCCAGCTGCTGATTGCGGATCTGGGTGAGGCGCAGCCGCTCAAGCACAAAACTCAGCTTGAGTCGGTAAGGCTCCAGGCGATAGCGGGTGGCACGCTCTTCGTAGACCTCGGGGAACCGCAACCGATCCATTTCCAGAGATTCAAGGAGTGGAGCACTGACCTGGCTCCACTGCATCGAGATGCTCAGCTGGTCTCGAAGCCCCTGGACCGCGCTCACATAGCGCTCCAGCATCAGCTGGCGCTGATAGCAGGCCGTTCGCCAGGTGATGTCAGTCGTGACTGAGGGATTGCCATCGCGATCGGATCCAACCCAGGAACCGAAGGTGCAGAAGGATGACGGCGGCAGTTGAACATCCGGGTAGCTACAAGCCAGTGCCGAGGAGAGTCGCCGGCGCAGCTGGGGCATGGCATCGAAGAGCACCTGCTGGAAGTAGTGCAGGGCGTAATCAACCTCATCGAGAACCGATGGTTTGAACTGGTGCAGCTCATCAGTGCGCCACCACAGCCTGATTTCCTCTTCCAGTTGAAGGCGGATGGTTCCAGCTTCAAAGGCGTTGGATTCAGTTTTGGTTTCAAGCTGCTGCAGCAGGCTCGCGACCCGCCGCTGCTTATGGCGGACCGTGTGACGGACGATCTCGGTGGGGTGGGCGGTGAAGACCAGGCGGATATCGAGCTCCTGCAGCAGGGTTTCCAGCTGGGCAGGGGGAACGTTCAATCGGCGCAGGCGTTCAAAAAGTTCCCGGAAGGTTGCCGGTTCCGTTTGTGTGGCCAGGGGCGGTGCGAACGGGTTGATCTGTTCCGCCATGTCCTGCGAGCGGACGATGCTCTCCAGGTATCCGTCTTCCTCGATGCGTTGCTCGAGGATGTTCACCAATTGGAAATAGAGCGAAAAAGCCCGGGCCGCAGCGATGGCTTCCGACAGGTCCATGTCCCTGATCAGCGACACCAAAGCGTCACTGCTGATTGCGTTTCCGTCAGGGAGGACCGGGTCGCTGAGTTGTTTCATGCGGAGCAGGCGCTCCGCCTGCTCCGCTGGGCACTCGCTGCGAAGAACAGTCTGCCAAAGGTCCTCGACCAGGGCCAGTCGCTGCTGCAGGAGCTGTCCACCGACGGGAGCCTCGCTGACCGCAGCCCTGGGCTGTTCGCTCTCAGGAGTGACTGCGGAGGAGGAGGACATTGAAGACCCGCCGGGATCGGAAACCGTCATGATCATCCCAAAGCATGATGGCCGGGTGCGGAAACAAGTGGGGATTCCTCCGCTTCCATCGCCCTGATGCTGTTGCTGAGCACGGTTTGGATCGTGCCACCATCACGAATACTGGCCAGCCAGCGCATCGCCTGATTCCCCTGATCGAGGATGGTGGCCAGGGGCTGAAGCCGTTCGCTCAGGTGGAGTTCCGCTGCCAAAGGCTCCACGGATTCGATCAACATCAGCAGCCAGTCTCTGCACTGCAGTGGCCGGCCGTCTTCCCAGTGATGGAGGGTGGCCTCGAGGCTTGTCTGGGCTGCTGCCCGGTCATTGTCCAGGCTGAGCTGCTCGAGGTCGTCCAGGTTCAACGAGCTCCTGGTCATGGGGTCGTGAGCGGAGGGGGCACGGAGGATCTGCTGAACTCTGAGTTCGAGCAAGGTGGTGATCGCCAGCAGATGGGCTGGATCGGTGATCAGATCACAGATGCGCAGCTCCAGCCGATTGAGTTGATGAGGCCGCTCAGGACCGTTGGGGCGCACGGATGTCCAGAGATGGCGCACGTTATGCATTGTCCCCGCTGCGATTTGCTCCTCTGTCCAGCGAATGAAGTGCTGATGATCGACGAACAACGGGACGCGAGCAGGCGTGAGGGGGAACTGCAGCCAGCGCTGGGAATGGGCTCCGGTGACCTCGCCATTGAGAAATGGGGAACTGGCACTGAGGGCGAGCATCAGTGCCGCCTCACATCGAACCAGGCGTAAAGCCTGGAACAGTGCCTCTGGATTTTCGATGCCGAGGTTGATATGGATGCTGGCTGTCACCACATCCGTGCCGTAGGTGGCTTCAATCAGATCGTGGTACGGATTCTTGGGATCGGACCGTTCAAACCGTGTTGCATCTCCCAAACTGAGAGTGCTGCCGGGAAGCAAGGTCAAGTCCCGCGACTGAAGCCATGTCCGCAGGGTGCGTCGTGGCGAGAGCAGAGCCTCCGTGAGCGGTCCATAGTCCGATTCTGGAGCTGTGACGTATTCGAGGTTGCGGTGATCCGGCTCCGTGACGAAGCCTTCGAGTTCTTGTTTGGCGGTGGCTGCAATCCCGACGTTGCGACCATCGCGTCGACCGGTGAACAGTTCGACCTCAAAGCCTTTGAGCAAATGATCCTTGGTCATGACCCGGTGCCCTCAAGGCAGGCCAGTGCGGTCAGCATGCCTCGGGCTTTATTCAGGGTTTCCTGGTATTCAGCCTCAGGTTTGGAGTCCGCGACGATGCCTGCGCCCGCCTGAACCTGCAGGGTCCAACTGCCGTCATGGTTGGGCCTGACGACCATCGTGCGGATGGTGATGGCGGTGTTCAAAGCGCCCGCCAGATCCACCGACCCATACACACCGGAGTAGGGGCCGCGAGGGTCGGGTTCAAGCTCATTAATCAGTTGCATCGCCCTGATCTTGGGAGCTCCGCTCACTGTGCCAGCAGGAAAGGACGCCATCAGCAGATCCCAGATGTCGTTTCCCGGAGCCAGTCGACCCTCCACCTCACTGACGATGTGCATGACATGGGAGTAGCGCTCGATCACCATCAGCTCGCGGACTGCCACTGACCCGGGAACACAGACGCGGCCGAGGTCGTTGCGACCGAGATCGACAAGCATCACGTGTTCGGCTCGCTCCTTTGGATCGGCGAGCAGCTCCGCTTCCAGGCTCCGATCCTCAAGTTCATTGCTTCCCCGAGGCCTTGTTCCTGCAATCGGCCGCAGCACAGCGCGGATACCCCCTTGGTCAGGTTCGGCCTTAACCATCACTTCAGGACTGGATCCGATCAGCTGCCAGTCGCCAAAGTCGAAGAACGCCATGTATGGCGATGGATTCACCATGCGCAGACTCCGGTAGAGATCGAGGGGTGGGTGGCGGATCTCCGTGCTGAGTCTCTGGCTGATCACCAGTTGAAAGGCATCTCCGGCGGCGATGTGGTCCCTGGCCTTGAGAACCGCCTGCTGAAAGTCATCCTGGGTTCGATTGCTGGATGTCGATGGAGTGTCCCCTCGGCTGGGTGTCCAGTTGAGCGGGCGCACAGGGGGGAGTGGCTCGGCCATCGTCTGCTTCAGGGCCTGAATGCGCTCGATCGCATTAGTCCACGCTGCCTCTGGGTCGGTAGAAGCGTTGTGTTCTCCGGAGAGGTCGGCATAGGCCACGGCCGTGATCAGGCGTTTCACCTGATCGAAAATGAGGATGCTGTCCATCAGCATCCACAGTCCTTCCGGTGGCCCATCCCCATCATTCGAATGGACTGGCACCGAAGGCTCGATCCAGCGGATTAGTTCATAGCCCCACATTCCGTAGAGCTGGCCGAGCGGAGGCAGTCCGGAGAGGGTCGCCGGTTTGTAGGGCGTAAGGCAGTCGCGAAGGGTCTCGAAGGGATTGCCTGAAAACGTCTCTCGCAGCCCATCCCTCCAGATCCGTTGCTGCTGGTTGTGCCTGGCAGAGAGTGTCCAGAGCGGATTGCAAGCCACCACACTCCAACGCCCCAGGGTTTCGCCGCCCTCGACGGATTCGAGCAAAACTCCCGGGGGATGTCCCTCGCCCACTTTCAACCAGGTGGTGAGGGGTGTTTCCAGATCTGCCGGCCAGCTGCTGGCCACAGGAATCAACGTGGAGCCTGATGCAACGGCTTCCAGGAATGCGGTGCGGTCGGGTGTGAGCATGAACAGAGATGTCGAACCGACCGCGAGCCATCATGCCGGTCGGGCCGACCGGGGGGATGGGTCAAGCTTTTCAGCTGATCAAGCGTCGAAGGTGTTGCGTCCGCTGAACTTGATGTTGGCCGGATTGGTGTTCTGACCGATGCGGCGTGGATTGTGTCCCACCATGGCCCGACCTTCGTTGACCTTTTCAGGGAACACGCCATCGCTGGGATGGAGATACTCAGTGTCACCACCGGGGAAAATCCGATAGATCTTGTAGTCCTCGATCCGGGGCTTGAACTTGGTCCGCAGCTGGGTGCCGAGCGCCAGGCACTGCTCCTTGCGGGCGAAATACATGATGTTTTCACCGGCGTTCATCATGGCTGCGCCTCCGGTGGGAAGTTCGAAGGCCTGAGCGCTATTGCTCGTCCAGGTGATCGCGTACTTCTCTTCTGTTTCAGCAGAGTTGAGAAGACCTCCGGTGCTGCCGATGAACTGGGGAAGCTGTCCGTTCAACGCCGTTGCTGTCATGGCTGTCCTCGCGAAATCGGCATGCCTTTACGGCTGGAAAGTAGCACCGTGATTCGGCCCTGATCGCCCTACAGGCCTGGAAACTTCACACCCGTCAACATTGTTCGGCGATTGGGAAGAACACAGTGAGTCCCCGGTCCCGACGTTGGGTCACTCGCCCCCCGAGGCTTTCCAGCAACCGTCGGGTCGCAGTTTGGCTGAGCTGCAGACTGCCGGTGTCGGTGTTCCAGCTGAGAACCGGCCCCAAGCGTTCCTGCGGCATCGGATCGATCGTCTGGGCCGCGATCTGTTCTGGGGTGCGGGAAATGAGTTGGAGTTTGAGGCGAGCTCCTGCGGGTTCCAGGGTCAGAAGCAGCTTGCTTCCGGGAGGAAGGCTGCGGCTGCAGCGATCCACCAGGCCCCCAAGCATCGGCTCCAGTCGGCTGGGATCGCTCAGCACGAAGGGCATGCAGTCGGCAACGGTCATCGCGAAGCCCACCCCTCTGCGTTTGAGTTGCTGCGTCCAGATGGGGGACAGCAGTCGCAACATCGCTCCCAGATCGGTTCGGGCCAACGGTGATGGACCTTCGGGTTGCCTCTGCAGTTCCGCCGCTTGAAAGATCAGCCCGAAGCGATCGATCTGCTCGCTGCATTCGGTGTCAATCTGCTGAAGACGCTCCATCGCTTTCTCGGGAAGGTCGCGGCGGCGCAGGAGCGAGCGGATCAGCGTGCGGATGGTCGCCAGGGGGGTTCTCACCTCATGGGCGATCGCTTCGAGCAGAGAGAGTTCGGCATCAATTTCGCCTGAGGCGTGCGATGGAGGAGCGTCCTGGGGCGTTTCGTGGGCGGTTTGAAGCGTCACGGTGGGAGCCATCGACGCCAGCCTCTGGGCGAGGTCTGGCCAAAATTGAAGTGCCAGATCCCCGCTGCTCTGAAGCGGGCCGAGGTCGTTCAGCGCCCGATGAAGAACCTCGGCCTGTGCCGGATCATCCTCTTTGAGCCTTTGCTCCACCAGTCTCAATACCCCAGTCAGAAGGCTGGGCTCGCTGCGCATTAAAAGCCTGCGCTGGCCTTCATGGCCCTGCAGCGCCAGTGCGACTTGCAGTTTGGTGGTGATCACCAGCAGGAAAGGATCTTGGCTGTCCTCGGCATGCAGGGTCATGCGCTGGAATCGGTGGCTGAGGAGGGGCTCCTCTGCCACACCCGTCGGTGCGCTGATCAGGTCAGAAGGCAGCAGTGAGCTGCCCTGAAGCTCGTTGAGAAGCGTCAGGGCTTCAGGTGCCCATACCCAGCCTCGGTATCGCTGCAGTAGCTCGGGTGCGTAGAGGGCCGGTAGGGGAGCAGCGATCCATACTCCTTCCAAGCTGGAGTGATCGCTAAGCAACCGTTGCTGTAGAACCTCGAGCGCTCCCCACCAGAGACGCCGAGCATGGGCGTCATCTGCCTTGCCTGCAGGCACTCCTTCGGCCATCAGGCGGTGGATTGAATGCAGTGGCGTGCTGGTGTCCGTCAACGGACCAAGGCGCGCCGTGAGCGGCGAGCCACCGAAAGACACAGCCCCAGAGCGATGAAATTCACGACCATGGCGCTACGTCCGTAACTCAGGAAAGGCAAGGGGATACCGGTGACGGGGCCCAGGCCGATGGTCATGAAGATGTTCACCACCACCTGGAACATCAGCATGGTGGCGACTCCGATGACCACCAGAGATTCGAAATCCGAGCGTGCCCTCCCAGCCACCTGCAGGAGCCTCCACATCAGCAGCATGAAGCCCACCACGACGAGAGCTGTGCCGAGAAATCCGGTTTCCTCTCCCAGCGCGCTGAAGATGAAATCAGTGTGTTGTTCAGGGATGAATCGCAATTTGGTGAGTTGTCCCTGGAGGAGTCCGGTGCCGAACAGTCCTCCTGACCCAATGCCCACCGTGCTCTGGAGCAGGTGGTAGCCGCCACCCAAGGGGTCCTTTGTGGGATCGAGAAAGAGCACCAAACGATCGCGCTGGTAGTCCTGCAATCCGTTCTGCCAGAGCCAGGGAGTGATTAACGCCGAGGCCCCTTGTACCAGGGAGACAAGGGCAAGGGCCACCCGTTTCCAAGGCAGGGATCGGTAGGCGATCGCAAGGGTCAGGGGAATCCAGGCGGCCAATCCCCAGGGAAAGAGGCCGGCCAGCAACGCTGTCATCAGCGGTGAGAGCAGCAGGAGCAACCACTCAAATGGCATTCCAGACCAATAGAGCATCGTGAGCAGCAGAGCTCCGAAGACCAGAGAGGTGCCGAGATCTGGCTGGATGAAAACCAAG
Coding sequences within it:
- the ppc gene encoding phosphoenolpyruvate carboxylase, producing the protein MSSSSAVTPESEQPRAAVSEAPVGGQLLQQRLALVEDLWQTVLRSECPAEQAERLLRMKQLSDPVLPDGNAISSDALVSLIRDMDLSEAIAAARAFSLYFQLVNILEQRIEEDGYLESIVRSQDMAEQINPFAPPLATQTEPATFRELFERLRRLNVPPAQLETLLQELDIRLVFTAHPTEIVRHTVRHKQRRVASLLQQLETKTESNAFEAGTIRLQLEEEIRLWWRTDELHQFKPSVLDEVDYALHYFQQVLFDAMPQLRRRLSSALACSYPDVQLPPSSFCTFGSWVGSDRDGNPSVTTDITWRTACYQRQLMLERYVSAVQGLRDQLSISMQWSQVSAPLLESLEMDRLRFPEVYEERATRYRLEPYRLKLSFVLERLRLTQIRNQQLADAGWRAPADGLVSSNPEGPQSESLHYGSVAEFRSDLELIRTSLVSTDLTCEPLDTLLTQVHIFGFCLAGLDIRQESTRHSDALDEVSRYLNPDQAYGDLNEQERVNWLLQELQTRRPLIPPSVSWSPTTEETVDVFRTLHRLQDEFGSRICRTYVISMSHSVSDLLEVLLLAKEAGLVEPSAGHADLLVVPLFETVEDLQRAPEVMEQLFQNPLYRNLLPRVGSQGQPLQELMLGYSDSNKDSGFLSSNWEIHKAQIALQDLAARNGLALRLFHGRGGSVGRGGGPAYQAILAQPSGTLQGRIKITEQGEVLASKYSLPELALYNLETMTTAVVQNSLVTNQLDATPSWNDLMARLARCSRRHYRALVHDNPDLVAFFEQVTPIEEISKLQISSRPARRKTGTRDLSSLRAIPWVFGWTQSRFLLPSWFGVGTALHEELENDPDQMSLLRTLHQRWPFFRMLISKVEMTLSKVDLDLARHYVTSLGSADHREAFDGIYKTIAEEYSLTRRLVLEITGQERLLDADPALQLSVDLRNRTIVPLGFLQVALLRRLRDQNRQPPMSESPSDGDGRTYSRSELLRGALLTINGIAAGMRNTG
- the gshA gene encoding glutamate--cysteine ligase, with the translated sequence MTKDHLLKGFEVELFTGRRDGRNVGIAATAKQELEGFVTEPDHRNLEYVTAPESDYGPLTEALLSPRRTLRTWLQSRDLTLLPGSTLSLGDATRFERSDPKNPYHDLIEATYGTDVVTASIHINLGIENPEALFQALRLVRCEAALMLALSASSPFLNGEVTGAHSQRWLQFPLTPARVPLFVDHQHFIRWTEEQIAAGTMHNVRHLWTSVRPNGPERPHQLNRLELRICDLITDPAHLLAITTLLELRVQQILRAPSAHDPMTRSSLNLDDLEQLSLDNDRAAAQTSLEATLHHWEDGRPLQCRDWLLMLIESVEPLAAELHLSERLQPLATILDQGNQAMRWLASIRDGGTIQTVLSNSIRAMEAEESPLVSAPGHHALG
- a CDS encoding anthranilate synthase component I family protein, coding for MLTPDRTAFLEAVASGSTLIPVASSWPADLETPLTTWLKVGEGHPPGVLLESVEGGETLGRWSVVACNPLWTLSARHNQQQRIWRDGLRETFSGNPFETLRDCLTPYKPATLSGLPPLGQLYGMWGYELIRWIEPSVPVHSNDGDGPPEGLWMLMDSILIFDQVKRLITAVAYADLSGEHNASTDPEAAWTNAIERIQALKQTMAEPLPPVRPLNWTPSRGDTPSTSSNRTQDDFQQAVLKARDHIAAGDAFQLVISQRLSTEIRHPPLDLYRSLRMVNPSPYMAFFDFGDWQLIGSSPEVMVKAEPDQGGIRAVLRPIAGTRPRGSNELEDRSLEAELLADPKERAEHVMLVDLGRNDLGRVCVPGSVAVRELMVIERYSHVMHIVSEVEGRLAPGNDIWDLLMASFPAGTVSGAPKIRAMQLINELEPDPRGPYSGVYGSVDLAGALNTAITIRTMVVRPNHDGSWTLQVQAGAGIVADSKPEAEYQETLNKARGMLTALACLEGTGS
- a CDS encoding photosystem I reaction center subunit II PsaD, which encodes MTATALNGQLPQFIGSTGGLLNSAETEEKYAITWTSNSAQAFELPTGGAAMMNAGENIMYFARKEQCLALGTQLRTKFKPRIEDYKIYRIFPGGDTEYLHPSDGVFPEKVNEGRAMVGHNPRRIGQNTNPANIKFSGRNTFDA
- a CDS encoding HAMP domain-containing histidine kinase, which translates into the protein MAEGVPAGKADDAHARRLWWGALEVLQQRLLSDHSSLEGVWIAAPLPALYAPELLQRYRGWVWAPEALTLLNELQGSSLLPSDLISAPTGVAEEPLLSHRFQRMTLHAEDSQDPFLLVITTKLQVALALQGHEGQRRLLMRSEPSLLTGVLRLVEQRLKEDDPAQAEVLHRALNDLGPLQSSGDLALQFWPDLAQRLASMAPTVTLQTAHETPQDAPPSHASGEIDAELSLLEAIAHEVRTPLATIRTLIRSLLRRRDLPEKAMERLQQIDTECSEQIDRFGLIFQAAELQRQPEGPSPLARTDLGAMLRLLSPIWTQQLKRRGVGFAMTVADCMPFVLSDPSRLEPMLGGLVDRCSRSLPPGSKLLLTLEPAGARLKLQLISRTPEQIAAQTIDPMPQERLGPVLSWNTDTGSLQLSQTATRRLLESLGGRVTQRRDRGLTVFFPIAEQC
- the rodA gene encoding rod shape-determining protein RodA; translation: MLTGLGRSGQKLFSQSGSRRRRTRDRDWILWGIPLAMIAVAGLLIASTQRQANYANWYQHWITAGVGIGIALLLARLSMLRLKPLLIPIYGATVISLVAVRMIGTTALGAQRWISIGGVHVQPSEFAKLAAILLLAAVLDRHPVERPVDLLRPLAVISLPWLLVFIQPDLGTSLVFGALLLTMLYWSGMPFEWLLLLLSPLMTALLAGLFPWGLAAWIPLTLAIAYRSLPWKRVALALVSLVQGASALITPWLWQNGLQDYQRDRLVLFLDPTKDPLGGGYHLLQSTVGIGSGGLFGTGLLQGQLTKLRFIPEQHTDFIFSALGEETGFLGTALVVVGFMLLMWRLLQVAGRARSDFESLVVIGVATMLMFQVVVNIFMTIGLGPVTGIPLPFLSYGRSAMVVNFIALGLCLSVARRSRRALVR